gagcagaaggaCCTCTGTGGGTCTGTGGTCAGCTTGCTCTACATgtcaattccaggacagccaaagctacatagtgagaccctgtctttcaAAACAGTGAAAAACAGTGAGGATACAGTTTGTTGATAAAGTGTTTGCTTGGCATTCACAAGGATAATCTATACCCAGTACTGCAAATAAACAGAGGAACTAAGAAATATCTAATAGCTGACAACTCCATTTCTGATCCTCATTTAATTTTGCTGAAAGCAAAGACTTGAAGTAACTTTATTTGAAAAGCAATGTGTTACTGTGCCTTGAAGATCTGTTATTTTACAGCCACTAATGCCACTGTGCACTGTATTTGAAAATGTCCCCTTTTGGTATCCTGTGCCTTTTACATTGGGGACAACTTCTCCTAGTAAATTTAGGAAGGACCAATTGTGAAAGGGTAAGAAGACATGGGAACCTGTTCCTTTATGTGGATGTGCTTTGGAAAGGTTAATATTAGAAAAGagtgtatttctttaagtgattctcaaCTACTCAAAATTTCTCTGTTAAGAATCCTCTGTTTtcctctgtaccctatttttaaattgtcttgtttgttttttggagtctaacatcttgaattccttatatattttgggtactagccctctatcaggtGCAGGGTTACTGAAGagctttccccaatctgtaggttgctattttgacagtgtcctttgccttacagaagtgtttcagtttcatgaggtcccatttattaactgatgagcttagagcctgagccactggtgttcccTTCTAATATTCTAATATTAACCTTTCCAAAGCACATCCACATAAAGGAACAGGTTCCCATGTCTTCTTGCTCTTTCACAATTGGTCCTTCCTAAATTTACTAGAAGGTTTTCCCAATGTAAAAGGTACAGGATACCAAAAAGTGACATTTTCAAATACAGTGCACACTGGCATTAGTGAATGAAAAATAACAGATCTTCAAGGCACAGTAACACATTGCTTTTCAAGTAAAGtaggctatttcctactttctcctccattagagtcagtgtatctggtttaagTTGTGgtccctgatccacttggacttgtgctTTTTGCTAGGTGTTAAATATGGAtcaaatttcattcttctacatgcagactacCACTTAGACAAgcgccatttgttgaagatgcattttttttctcactgtttgGTTTTGGCAACTTTGTCCAAGATCAAGTGTGCATAGAtgtttgggtttatttctgtgtctttgattctatttcattgattgaaacacaacaaaacaaaaaccaaacaaaaaccaaaagaatagaaCAATAACAGCATAAAAACCTTTagaaatttctttccatttgcctCCATGAACTGCTTGGAAGGCACTTACCTTATTCTGCATATATATGTCACTATTGTTGGGATTTTATGGTCTTGAATGTAGATTCTAAATCTCACTGTGAAAAGACCCACACATGATTCCGGTGGTCACAAGcataagaagaaagagaataaaactgTTGTATATAAAATTAAGAGGAGAAAAGCAATATTTGCTAATTAATATTAAGCTTGTGATTTGTGTGATATTAAATACAAGTACATAACTAAAAAATGAATACTATAAGGTGATATTTTGTTACATTATCAACAGCTCTAATGGATGCTGTattatagcggccacttgtgaggctatgccagtgcctggcaaacacagaagtggatgctcacagtcatctattggatggaacacagggcccccaatggaggagctagagaaagtacccaaggaactgaagggggctgcaacccNNNNNNNNNNNNNNNNNNNNNNNNNNNNNNNNNNNNNNNNNNNNNNNNNNNNNNNNNNNNNNNNNNNNNNNNNNNNNNNNNNNNNNNNNNNNNNNNNNNNNNNNNNNNNNNNNNNNNNNNNNNNNNNNNNNNNNNNNNNNNNNNNNNNNNNNNNNNNNNNNNNNNNNNNNNNNNNNNNNNNNNNNNNNNNNNNNNNNNNNNNNNNNNNNNNNNNNNNNNNNNNNNNNNNNNNNNNNNNNNNNNNNNNNNNNNNNNNNNNNNNNNNNNNNNNNNNNNNNNNNNNNNNNNNNNNNNNNNNNNNNNNNNNNNNNNNNNNNNNNNNNNNNNNNNNNNNNNNNNNNNNNNNNNNNNNNNNNNNNNNNNNNNNNNNNNNNNNNNNNNNNNNNNNNNNNNNNNNNNNNNNNNNNNNNNNNNNNNNNNNNNNNNNNNNNNNNNNNNNNNNNNNNNNNNNNNNNNNNNNNNNNNNNNNNNNNNNNNNNNNNNNNNNNNNNNNNNNNNNNNNNNNNNNNNNNNNNNNNNNNNNNNNNNNNNNNNNNNNNNNNNNNNNNNNNNNNNNNNNNNNNNNNNNNNNNNNNNNNNNNNNNNNNNNNNNNNNNNNNNNNNNNNNNNNNNNNNNNNNNCTGCATttctggctgccaggttctcggtctgcttgagctcctgccctgattcCCCTTCATGAGGAACTTTAAGCTGTTAgctgaaatcaaccctttcctcctcaagttacttctggtcatggtgctctagcacagcaagagaaatgctaagacaggagagaagatgggggaggaaaagcaacaaaatcaaatgtttttttgaaaatgtcataatctAATGTATATCTGATGCTGTGcattctaatttaaataaaacaaaataagcgATGTTGTAACTTATCTCAGGTACTCAAATATAATGAGTGAATTGCTCTTATAGGTCTTATCTCCTCCTACCATTGGAGAACCATGATGAATTATTGAATGAATAATGGGCTTGGGTGTGATGATACATGCTTATACTTTCAgtcttaggaggctgaggcaggaggattgtgagttatGGCTGTCCTTACCTACCTTAcatgattctgtctcaaacaaaaaagtgTTTAAGCTATGATTGTACTTCTACTCAACATTGCTCAAAAACAAAGTACACACCCTCTCCCTACAACTGTGTCTTAAGTGAGTCTCAGAGGACTTGGACTGTTTGAAAGGACTGATTTTGGTTAAAAAGTCAAGTATTCCCAGTATTCTAGCATTTTGTTTTGGGAGCAGGCTAATCCCAGAGACTGCCTGGCTGAATTGGCTCTGACCTATTCATGAATGGACATGGGCATATGCACCTACACTGACCTATTCATGAATGGACATGGGCATATGCACCTACATATTCCCATACATGCAACCTCCACACCTAAGAAATGTCCCTTCTCATCCTTGGCCTGTGAGATAAagcattaggagaaagcctgtcttcaGTACTCCATGCTAGCTCAATCATAATCCATCATTGTCCGCTGTACATTAGATTTTCTTGTCTGGATCCCACCCCTGTAAGACCCAATACCTCCCGTTTCTTGGGTACCagtgtttcttccttcttccctcccaccccctccttcttccccagccccctttccctcccattcATTCCTTCTTTGCTCCATCAGAGATTCTCAGGGACACATAGTTTTCATAtcagattgattttattttcttcagtttcaaaGCACTGTGTAGTACTTACATATTGAGACTACACAGTTTGGCATTGCTCAGCTGCCAAATCTTTTCACAGATTTCCAGGTCTTTGCTTGGCATGCTGAGTCTACTGGCATTCTTAATCACTTGCTGATTAAGCTCTCAGTGCTGCTATGTTCAGGCTCCTTCCCAGTACCTGTTGGCAGCTCTTTCAACAAAAGGTGGTAGTGACTAAATAGTTCTTTCCCCTTGCCTTTATTGGTCCTTTTTTTAGGTGAAGTAGTTTTCTTACTAGTCTTTCTGTTAGGCATGCTTGGCAGtgttttcttgctcttcttcttaGGCTTCTGCACCTGGAAGTTCAAAAGAGTAAGGTGACAAGGCATATGAATCTTGGAAAAGCTGGAATATGTGAAGGGGATTGTAGGAGAAGGGCTatgagttgagaagggagtaaaTGCCAGGCCAAACAAGGGTTAGgaatgctgggggaggggaaatcatCAGAGAAAGGACTGTGCTTACCTTGGGCCTTCTTATCTTCTTGCTACCTTTGGAACAGGACTGATGATGGCAAATCTTTACTCTTTTGGGTTTGGCAGTTGAGGTTGATGGTTCAACATCCTGTGTCAGATTGTGCGTCTTTTTACTCGCTTTCGCCATCTTGATGCCTTGTGGTGGTCTGGTCTAGAGCTCTCAGAGGCACTGTCTTATGAACCCACCCTGAACAATGGGAGGCCACACCCCTGAGTCCTGATTGGTCAGCAAGGTCCTTCTCAGCTAATAGTGACTGAGGAGCTGCTTTGATCACAAAGCACTTTGCTGCTTGATGGGAGCAGGCACTGGGATGGAGATCACTCTGGTTGAGGGAGATGCTATGAAGGCAATAGTGTCTGGAGACAGGCTGGAGGTTTGTTCTGAACATCTCCAAGAGACTCATGCCACCCTTTTTTATATTCCCATCTTCAGTTGTGATGGAACATGTGGTAGTGGGTTTGCCCCTGTGAACTCTTC
This DNA window, taken from Mus pahari unplaced genomic scaffold, PAHARI_EIJ_v1.1 scaffold_10362_1, whole genome shotgun sequence, encodes the following:
- the LOC110315197 gene encoding uncharacterized protein LOC110315197, which gives rise to MAKASKKTHNLTQDVEPSTSTAKPKRVKICHHQSCSKGSKKIRRPKVQKPKKKSKKTLPSMPNRKTSKKTTSPKKRTNKGKGKELFSHYHLLLKELPTGTGKEPEHSSTESLISK